The nucleotide window GCATACTACTTCCCCATCAAACACCTGCATGTGACGGCGGTCGTCCTGAGCATCACGCTGTTCATTATCCGGGCCTATTGGTCCGTCACCGGATCTGCCTTGCTGCAGCATCGCTTGGTGCGCATCCTGCCGCATATCATCGACACCGTGCTGTTGACCTGCGGGCTGATTCTGGCCGCCATCATCGGCCCCAATCAGCCCTGGATTCTGACCAAGATCGTGCTGCTGATCGCCTATATCGGCGTCGGCACCATGGCCATCAAACGCGGTCGCACCGCCCAAGGCCGCCTGTTTGCCGCCCTGATCGCCGTGGCGATTTTCGCGTATATCGTGGGGGTCGCCATCACCAAGAACTCTGGCTCCTGGTTTTCGATGCTCTGATCAAAGGCTGTCCAGCAGCCATTGCATCGCCAGGCTGCTGGCGGCCACAGCCACCCAGACCCCCAGGCCCAACAGCAAGGGCCGCCATCCCGCCAAGGCCATGCGCCGCAGGTCCGAGGACAGGCCGATGGCAGTCAGCGCCATGATGATCAAAAACTGCGACGCCACCTGCAGCGGCTGAATCAGCACATCCGGCACCAATCCCAAAGTGCGCACTCCCGAGGCCACCAGAAACCAGAAAATGAACCAAGGGAAGATTTGGGCCAGCGATACCCGGGTCTCGGCATGACGGGCGCGCCAGGCCGTCCATAAGGCCAGCACGATGCACACCGGAATGATCAAGGTGGCCCGGGTGAGTTTGACGATGGTGGCGATGTCGCCTGCCGCCGTGCTGTAGCTGTAGCCGGCCGCCACGACGGACGAGGTATCGTTGATCGCAGTGCCCGCCCACAGGCCGAATCCGGCATCACTCAGCCCCATCCAGTGTCCCAGAAACGGAAACACCAATACCGCCACGATATTGAACAGAAAAATTGCGGAGATCGCCAATGCCGTATCGTGATCGTCCGGACGCACAATGGGGGCCACCGCCGCAATGGCCGAACCGCCGCAGATGGCAGTGCCGACACCGATCAGCGTACGCAGATGGCCTGTCATGCCCAGGCAGCGCCCCAGCCCCCAGGCAGCGGCAAATGCCGTCGCCAGCGTGACCAGCGTCACGGACAGGGACGAAGCACCAGTGTGCAGCACCTGCCCCAGGCTAAGCCCAAAACCCAGGCCGATGATGGACCACTTAAGCACCTGGCGGCTGCTGTAGCCAATGCCCGGCACAAAAACCGGCGAAACCCCCAGCACATTACGCCATAGCATGCCCAGCAAAATCCCCATGACCGGGCCACCCACCAGCGGAAACCACTGGCCCAGCTGCCAGGCCACCAAGCCCAGTCCGGCAGACAGCCCGACTCCATACCAGCGCGATGGCGCACGCGGGTGCTCTTGTGCAGGCACGCAAGCGCCCGCACCAGCGGCAGGCAAGGGACAGGGAACGGCGGAGATCGGCAGCATGGAAGCAAGGACAACATGAGATGGCACACCGCATTCTAGTGAAACCAATACAATAAATAAATTCAGTAATCATGACTGATGGTATAAATAATAATGATCGGACTAAGCCTGCGTCAGTTGGAAGTCTTCGATGCCGTCGCGACCGCGGGCAGCGTGCGGCGCGCAGCCGAACAGCTGCACCTGACCCAGCCAGCAGTCAGCATGGCGCTGGGCGAGCTGGAACGTCAACTAGGCAGCACCCTGTTCGACCGTGAGCGGGGCCGTCTGCACCTGAACACACAGGGAACAGAACAACTGCCCCTGGCCAGGGAAATCCTGGAACGCCTGCGAGACATGCAACGGCGCCGCCCAGATGCCCACGGCAAACTCAGCGGCGCCCTGCGGATCGGGGCCAGCAATACCGTCGGCAATTACCTGGTGGGGGAACTTCTGGGTCCAATGGTGGCCCAACACCCCATGGTTGCCCTACACTTGACTGTCGATAACACCCGCACCGTGGTTGATCGCTTGCTGGGCCACGCCATTGATCTTGCCTGTGTAGAAGGCCCGGTACACCACGCCCAACTGGACACATTACCCTGGCGCAGCGATGCGCTGGTGGTCTGTGCTGCGCCATCCCACCCCCTGGCCAGCACCGCGCGACTACAGCCACAGCACTTCGCCGATGCCCACTGGATTCTGCGCGAACGCGGATCAGCCACCCGCAGCCTGACCGAACAAGCCCTGAGCGCCCTGCCGCCTGGCCGCATCCTGCTGGAACTGGGGCAGATCGAAGCCATCAAACAAGCCGTGATTGCTGGCCTGGGCATTGCATGCCTGCCCTATGCCGCCACCCTGGATGCGGTGGCCACAGGCCGGCTGCTTGTACTGCGCACCCCCTTTTTGAACCTGGAGCGGCGACTATCCATTGTGCTGCACCGCAGCCGTTATCGCGGTACGCTGATCGCAGCCTTTCTACATTCCCTGGAGACCGAACATCATGCCCAAGACTGAATCACGTCCACTGGCTGTCCACGAGGCCTACAAAACCCGCGCTCTGGTCCTGCAGGGTGGCGGCGCACTGGGGGCCTACCAGGCCGGCGTTTATCAGGGCCTGAACGAGGCTGGCATTCAACTGACCGATCTGGCGGGCATATCGATTGGCGCCCTGAACGTCGCCATTATTGCCGGCAATCCCATTGAGACGCGGGTAGAACGCCTGCAGCAGTTCTGGAATACCATCTGCCAGCCTTATATAGGTCCAGGGGCCAATCCGCTGATCGAACAGAGTCTTTTCCAGATCAATGACCTGGCACGCCAGTTTCTGGGGGCGGCGCATGCAGGCAGCGCCTTGTTCGTTGGCCAGAAAGGTTTTTTTCATCCCCGCTTCCCTCCTGCCGCCATGGTGGCGACACTAGACCCGTCCTGCGTTGGTCACTATGACACCCGCCCTCTGAAGGAAACCCTGGAATCACTATGCGATTTCGACCGTATCAACGAGGGCGGACTGCACGTATCCGTAGGGGCGGTCAATGTCCGCACCGGAAACTTCACCTATTTTGATAATCGAAAAACCCGCCTGACACCAGAACACTTCATGGCATCCGGCGCCTTGCCGCCTGCTTTTCCCGCTATTGAAATCGACGGCGAATACTATTGGGATGGGGGCCTGGTGTCCAACACGCCTTTGGCCAAGGTTTTGCAACAACGCCCCGAACACGACACCCTGGTGTTCCAGGTGGATTTATGGTCGGCACGCGGACCCGTGCCGCGCAGCCTGAGCGAAGTCGGCGATCGGATTCAGGACATCCGCTATTCCAGCCGGACCCGTTTCGTGACCGATGAAATGCGCGCCCACCGCAAGATGCAGCGCCTGCTGCGCGAGGTGCTGGATCAAGTACCCGCCGAACTACGTGATAGCCACCCAGCCTGCAAGCAGGCAGCCGAACTGGCCTGCGAGGCACGCAGCAACATCATCCACCTGATTTACCGACACAAGGCCTACGAGCAGCATTTCCGCGATTTTCAGTTCGGACCAGCCACGATGCGCGAGCATTGGGCAGCCGGGCTGCAGGACATCTCCAATACCTTGGCACACCCGCATTATCTGGCCATGCCCGACAACGTGGCGGGGTTTGTGACACACGACGTGCATCGCGACGAAATCGAGGGAAAAATGGAATGACAAGTCTTATGCAGATTTAGGACGGCGGCCCAGGACGACAGCGGCGGCCGCCACCAATATGGTGCCCACCACCTGCAATACCGTAATGGGTTCGCCCAAAAAAGCCCAGGCCAGAAACAGAATCGACACCGGCCCCAACAATCCCAACTGAGCTGTCAAGGGGGCGCCGATCCGCGCGACAGACCACATGATCATGAAGGTCGGCAGGACCGTATTCACAGTCGCATGGATTAACGACAAGCCATAAACAGGCCAGGTCTGCACCAGCCCTGCCACCCCCTTGACCAGGAAAAAATGCACCATGGTGACGCCCGCAGACACGGTCATTGCATACGCGGTCAGGCGGGTCGCCGTGACACGCTCGATGATCTCACCGGAACCAATCAAATACATGGCATAAGAAAGCGCCGCGCCCAGGACAAAGGCGGAACCCAGAATGACGTGCTCTCCTGCCACGGAAAGATCATCCCAAAACACCAGCGCCACGCCGCCATAGGCCAAAGCCATGGCCCGCCATTGCCGCGAAGAAATCGGTTTTTTCAAAAACCAGGCAGAGATCAACAGGACAAACGTCGGGGCCAGAAACAGAATCAGGCGTTCCAACCCGGCCGTGATATATTGCAGCCCCAAAAAGTCCAGAAAGCTGGACAGGTAGTAGCCAATAAAACCCAGCACAGCAATCCGCAAGGCATCCCCTGCCCCCAATCTGGCAATCAGGCCCTTGCGGGCACGCTGCGCCTGGAACCAGGCCACCACCAGGAAGAACGGCAGTGCCAGCAGCATGCGAAACCCAATCACGTCCAGGGCATCGACCCCCTGCAAATACAGCAGCTTGGCAACGATGGCCTTGGCGGAAAACAGCACGGCACCCAATCCGGCCAGCACGAAACCCACCCAAAAAAGGCGGCGCGAAAGGTCTGCCATTATTTAATTGCCTAGTCAGATACTGATAGAGTAGAATTTTAACATGCAAGAAATTCCATTGACGCCAGCGGACAGCCAGGGCAACTGCTGTTTTTATGGTGATACCCCTGGTGATTTGGCGGCAGACCGCAATGTGGGCCTGCTGATCCGGCACCTGCACGGGCTGATGCACCGGGTCATCGACCTGGGCACCCTGCCCCTGGGCCTGACGGCCAATCAATGGCGACCATTGCTGCTGATCAAGCACAAAGGCGTAGACACCCCCGCAGAACTGGCACGCATCATGAATGTCGATACCGGCGCCATGACCCGCATGCTGGATCGGCTGGAAGCCAAAGGCATCCTGTACCGAGAACGCTGCACCGAAGATCGCCGCGTCGTCAAGATTGCCCTGACGGACACCGGCCATACCCTGACAGACCAAATCCTGCCCATCATTGCCAAGGCTTTGAATCTGCACCTGGATGGATTTTCCGACGATGAAATCCGCCTGCTGCTGACCTTGCTGCATCGCATGATCAGTAATGGCGAACGCCACTTTCAACGCGCAACCGAGCCCAGTCAGACATAAGGCCATCGTCAACCCGGCGCATGCCTGCAAGCCGCCTGCTTGATTATCTTATAATTGCCTAGTCAGATAATGACCACATCAGTAATTTTCAGCTTATTGTCAGCATGAAACCTTTTATTCCTTTGCTGCTGGTGCTTTCCCTGGCTGCCTGCGCCCCTATATCGCCTGAAAAACACCAGGTATCAGCCCTGTCCGGCGAACAACTGGCGCTAAGTCCCGATGAAACGGCGATGCAATGGCCGGACGACCATTGGTGGGAACGCTACCAGGACCCACAGCTCAATCAGTTGATCCTCCAGGCCCTGGAAAACAACCCCAGCCTGCAGGCCGCCACCGCCCGCGTACGCACGGCCCAGGCAGCCGCCCAGGGCGCACGCGCCGTGCAATGGCCGCAAATCAACGCCAATTACCAT belongs to Castellaniella sp. and includes:
- a CDS encoding patatin-like phospholipase family protein gives rise to the protein MPKTESRPLAVHEAYKTRALVLQGGGALGAYQAGVYQGLNEAGIQLTDLAGISIGALNVAIIAGNPIETRVERLQQFWNTICQPYIGPGANPLIEQSLFQINDLARQFLGAAHAGSALFVGQKGFFHPRFPPAAMVATLDPSCVGHYDTRPLKETLESLCDFDRINEGGLHVSVGAVNVRTGNFTYFDNRKTRLTPEHFMASGALPPAFPAIEIDGEYYWDGGLVSNTPLAKVLQQRPEHDTLVFQVDLWSARGPVPRSLSEVGDRIQDIRYSSRTRFVTDEMRAHRKMQRLLREVLDQVPAELRDSHPACKQAAELACEARSNIIHLIYRHKAYEQHFRDFQFGPATMREHWAAGLQDISNTLAHPHYLAMPDNVAGFVTHDVHRDEIEGKME
- a CDS encoding SirB2 family protein — encoded protein: MSAYYFPIKHLHVTAVVLSITLFIIRAYWSVTGSALLQHRLVRILPHIIDTVLLTCGLILAAIIGPNQPWILTKIVLLIAYIGVGTMAIKRGRTAQGRLFAALIAVAIFAYIVGVAITKNSGSWFSML
- a CDS encoding LysR substrate-binding domain-containing protein; this translates as MIGLSLRQLEVFDAVATAGSVRRAAEQLHLTQPAVSMALGELERQLGSTLFDRERGRLHLNTQGTEQLPLAREILERLRDMQRRRPDAHGKLSGALRIGASNTVGNYLVGELLGPMVAQHPMVALHLTVDNTRTVVDRLLGHAIDLACVEGPVHHAQLDTLPWRSDALVVCAAPSHPLASTARLQPQHFADAHWILRERGSATRSLTEQALSALPPGRILLELGQIEAIKQAVIAGLGIACLPYAATLDAVATGRLLVLRTPFLNLERRLSIVLHRSRYRGTLIAAFLHSLETEHHAQD
- a CDS encoding YeiH family protein: MLPISAVPCPLPAAGAGACVPAQEHPRAPSRWYGVGLSAGLGLVAWQLGQWFPLVGGPVMGILLGMLWRNVLGVSPVFVPGIGYSSRQVLKWSIIGLGFGLSLGQVLHTGASSLSVTLVTLATAFAAAWGLGRCLGMTGHLRTLIGVGTAICGGSAIAAVAPIVRPDDHDTALAISAIFLFNIVAVLVFPFLGHWMGLSDAGFGLWAGTAINDTSSVVAAGYSYSTAAGDIATIVKLTRATLIIPVCIVLALWTAWRARHAETRVSLAQIFPWFIFWFLVASGVRTLGLVPDVLIQPLQVASQFLIIMALTAIGLSSDLRRMALAGWRPLLLGLGVWVAVAASSLAMQWLLDSL
- a CDS encoding DMT family transporter; the protein is MADLSRRLFWVGFVLAGLGAVLFSAKAIVAKLLYLQGVDALDVIGFRMLLALPFFLVVAWFQAQRARKGLIARLGAGDALRIAVLGFIGYYLSSFLDFLGLQYITAGLERLILFLAPTFVLLISAWFLKKPISSRQWRAMALAYGGVALVFWDDLSVAGEHVILGSAFVLGAALSYAMYLIGSGEIIERVTATRLTAYAMTVSAGVTMVHFFLVKGVAGLVQTWPVYGLSLIHATVNTVLPTFMIMWSVARIGAPLTAQLGLLGPVSILFLAWAFLGEPITVLQVVGTILVAAAAVVLGRRPKSA
- a CDS encoding MarR family transcriptional regulator, which encodes MQEIPLTPADSQGNCCFYGDTPGDLAADRNVGLLIRHLHGLMHRVIDLGTLPLGLTANQWRPLLLIKHKGVDTPAELARIMNVDTGAMTRMLDRLEAKGILYRERCTEDRRVVKIALTDTGHTLTDQILPIIAKALNLHLDGFSDDEIRLLLTLLHRMISNGERHFQRATEPSQT